The Halomonas sp. KG2 genome contains a region encoding:
- the upp gene encoding uracil phosphoribosyltransferase: MSVYAINHPLVQHKLGLLREADLSTKSFRELAGEVAKLLTYEATKGLELEDHEIQGWNNEPIATRRLKGKKVTVVPILRAGLGMLEGVTDLIPSARVSVVGLYRDEETLQPVPYFAKFANDIEERMALVIDPMLATGGSMVATLDMLRERGCEHMKVIVLVAAPEGIKRVQDAYPDVEIYTASVDDRLDEHGYIVPGLGDAGDKIFGTR, from the coding sequence ATGAGTGTTTACGCCATTAATCATCCGCTTGTTCAACATAAGCTGGGACTGCTGCGCGAAGCCGATTTGAGCACCAAAAGCTTCCGGGAGCTAGCAGGTGAAGTGGCTAAGCTGCTGACCTATGAAGCAACAAAGGGGCTAGAGCTCGAGGATCATGAGATTCAAGGCTGGAACAACGAGCCTATTGCGACGCGCCGTCTGAAAGGGAAAAAAGTAACGGTTGTGCCAATTCTGCGCGCTGGCTTAGGCATGCTGGAGGGCGTTACTGACCTGATTCCTAGCGCACGCGTCAGCGTGGTGGGTCTTTATCGGGATGAAGAGACTCTTCAACCGGTGCCTTATTTCGCCAAGTTCGCCAATGATATTGAAGAGCGCATGGCGCTTGTCATCGACCCGATGCTGGCGACCGGCGGTTCAATGGTTGCGACGCTAGACATGTTGCGTGAGCGTGGTTGTGAGCATATGAAAGTCATCGTGCTGGTAGCTGCCCCTGAGGGCATTAAGCGTGTTCAGGACGCGTACCCAGATGTTGAGATCTACACCGCATCCGTTGATGATCGGCTAGATGAGCACGGTTACATCGTGCCTGGTTTGGGAGATGCAGGCGATAAGATCTTCGGAACGCGCTAA